Proteins from one Gemmatimonadaceae bacterium genomic window:
- a CDS encoding TIGR00730 family Rossman fold protein, with the protein MSKLESICVFCASSIGARPLYAESARRFGEALAAREITLVFGGGCVGLMGVLADATLGAGGRAIGVIPRALAEREIAHRGLTTLHVVETMHERKQRMADLADAFVMLPGGFGSWDEFCEVVTWAQLGFHRKPLGVLNVAGYYDPILEMADRAVAEGFVSAVQRDRLIVDDEGERLLDRLAAAPMPSEVKWLPAVAP; encoded by the coding sequence ATGAGCAAACTCGAATCCATCTGCGTCTTCTGCGCCTCCAGCATTGGCGCTCGCCCGCTCTATGCGGAATCCGCCCGTCGCTTCGGTGAGGCGCTCGCGGCGCGCGAGATCACCCTCGTTTTCGGCGGCGGATGCGTCGGCCTCATGGGTGTGCTCGCCGACGCAACGCTCGGCGCCGGCGGACGCGCCATCGGAGTCATTCCACGCGCACTCGCCGAGCGCGAGATCGCCCATCGCGGGCTCACGACGCTTCACGTCGTCGAGACGATGCACGAGCGCAAGCAGCGCATGGCGGATCTCGCCGACGCGTTCGTCATGCTGCCGGGCGGGTTCGGAAGTTGGGACGAGTTCTGCGAGGTGGTCACCTGGGCGCAGCTCGGCTTCCATCGCAAGCCCCTTGGCGTGCTCAACGTCGCGGGCTACTACGACCCGATCCTGGAGATGGCGGATCGCGCGGTGGCCGAGGGGTTCGTGAGCGCCGTTCAGCGCGACCGGCTCATTGTCGATGATGAGGGGGAGCGGCTGCTCGACCGCCTCGCCGCCGCGCCAATGCCC
- a CDS encoding TonB-dependent receptor, with amino-acid sequence MNGLPRRATRSLVIAAFTMASFISARGVFAQVPGELRGRVTDAATGRAIAGARIEIADRVDPVRSDADGSFVVRGLAPQMYTISVRAVGYAAGKRDVSVENGRVARFDAALEPLPTRLPTVVSSASQASAERETAAFDRSAIESSGKHDVGELLTAVPGVVVTRSGGPGQPSQASIRGSSAAEVLVVLDGVILNSPLTGAADLSQLPLATIERVTVWEGAQSARYGGRALGGVIVIETRRAVREASLSLDAGAWGERAVSGSIGHSSESGSGLRASLSAEHRTARGDFSYDVPAVRGGGTATRTNSDATSTNVLGVAAIDGSAGTARARVDWRATDRGLAGSIVQPSLTGRDDEHHASGGLDLSSVRGPLAFDGSASVTRDRAHFADPAPPFGSSYDDVLDATEARAAASVTGTGSPGGNTPMTFTLGGDARHLGVSATSLAENAPRSQRIVGAYANVRAARDLGGVAVSAMLSNRVDDDDLLASTMSSPRASMQLARGVASLSASVGNGYSPPSLADQFFHEGVLVKANPSLAPERTRGETELRAALGDVTLGAAAVSGDAAVYRADVNGMILWSPDFRFVWSPANVDVRRSGWQLGARLAVPSISGFNVLGNVDHTDVAYTGGARTGQVIYRPRVTARIAESIARPFARVDVETRYVGERRTVAGTDLNALDPYWLTDVRIAVPIARAAWHVEAAVGVENVFDRSASMLVDYPFGGRRWTVSLRTRRGGAGGG; translated from the coding sequence GTGAACGGCCTTCCTCGTCGCGCGACTCGATCGCTCGTCATCGCGGCGTTCACCATGGCGTCCTTCATCTCGGCGCGCGGCGTGTTCGCGCAGGTGCCGGGAGAGCTGCGCGGACGTGTGACTGACGCGGCCACGGGACGCGCCATCGCCGGCGCGCGCATCGAGATCGCGGACCGGGTCGACCCGGTCCGCTCCGATGCTGACGGATCGTTCGTCGTGCGCGGTCTCGCTCCGCAGATGTACACGATCTCGGTACGCGCCGTCGGCTACGCGGCCGGTAAACGCGACGTCTCCGTCGAGAACGGGCGCGTCGCGCGGTTTGACGCCGCCCTCGAGCCGTTGCCGACACGGTTGCCGACCGTCGTGAGCTCGGCGTCTCAAGCGTCGGCCGAACGCGAGACGGCCGCTTTCGATCGCTCCGCGATCGAGTCATCGGGCAAGCATGACGTGGGCGAATTGTTGACGGCGGTGCCCGGCGTCGTCGTGACACGTAGCGGCGGCCCGGGACAGCCCAGCCAAGCCTCCATACGGGGGTCGAGCGCGGCCGAGGTGTTGGTCGTGCTCGACGGCGTGATCTTGAACTCGCCGCTCACCGGCGCTGCGGATCTGTCGCAGCTGCCGCTCGCAACGATCGAACGAGTGACCGTCTGGGAGGGTGCGCAGTCGGCGCGCTACGGTGGCCGTGCGCTCGGCGGAGTGATCGTGATCGAGACGCGCCGGGCTGTGCGCGAGGCATCGCTCTCGCTCGACGCCGGCGCGTGGGGAGAACGCGCGGTAAGCGGCTCGATCGGCCATTCGTCCGAGTCAGGGTCAGGACTGCGCGCGTCGCTCTCGGCCGAACATCGGACAGCGCGCGGCGACTTCTCGTACGACGTGCCGGCGGTTCGCGGCGGCGGTACGGCGACGCGCACCAACTCCGACGCCACCTCGACCAACGTGCTCGGCGTCGCCGCCATCGACGGATCAGCGGGAACAGCACGCGCCCGAGTCGACTGGCGTGCGACGGACCGAGGGTTGGCGGGAAGCATCGTGCAACCGTCGCTCACCGGCCGAGACGACGAGCACCACGCGTCAGGCGGGCTCGATCTTTCCTCCGTTCGCGGACCGCTCGCGTTCGACGGATCGGCGAGCGTCACGCGCGACCGCGCGCATTTTGCCGATCCGGCGCCGCCGTTCGGCTCATCGTACGACGACGTCCTCGACGCCACCGAAGCGCGCGCCGCGGCGTCGGTGACTGGAACGGGCTCCCCGGGCGGTAACACGCCCATGACCTTCACGCTCGGCGGGGACGCCCGGCATCTCGGCGTGAGCGCCACGTCGTTGGCTGAGAATGCGCCGCGGTCGCAGCGGATCGTCGGCGCGTACGCGAATGTCCGCGCGGCACGCGATCTCGGCGGCGTCGCGGTGTCCGCGATGCTCTCCAATCGCGTCGACGACGATGACCTTCTCGCGTCGACGATGTCGTCGCCCCGCGCGTCGATGCAACTCGCCCGCGGCGTCGCCTCTCTCTCGGCGTCGGTCGGAAACGGCTATTCGCCGCCCTCGCTCGCTGACCAGTTCTTCCACGAGGGCGTTCTCGTGAAGGCGAATCCGTCGCTCGCGCCGGAGCGCACGCGAGGAGAGACCGAGCTGCGTGCGGCATTGGGGGACGTCACGCTCGGCGCCGCCGCGGTAAGCGGCGATGCGGCGGTGTACCGCGCCGACGTGAACGGAATGATTCTCTGGTCGCCCGACTTTCGGTTCGTTTGGAGTCCCGCGAACGTCGACGTTCGCCGCTCCGGTTGGCAGTTGGGGGCGCGGCTTGCCGTGCCGTCAATTTCTGGATTCAACGTCCTCGGGAACGTCGACCACACCGACGTCGCGTACACGGGCGGCGCCCGAACGGGTCAGGTGATCTACCGGCCGCGCGTGACGGCGCGGATCGCCGAATCGATCGCGCGTCCATTCGCGCGCGTCGACGTCGAGACGCGTTATGTCGGCGAACGGCGAACCGTCGCGGGAACGGATCTCAACGCTCTCGATCCATATTGGCTCACCGACGTGCGCATCGCCGTGCCGATCGCGCGCGCGGCGTGGCACGTCGAGGCAGCCGTCGGGGTCGAGAACGTGTTCGACCGGTCGGCTTCGATGCTCGTCGACTACCCGTTCGGCGGTCGGCGCTGGACGGTCTCGCTGCGCACGAGACGCGGAGGCGCCGGCGGCGGATAG